The Populus trichocarpa isolate Nisqually-1 chromosome 11, P.trichocarpa_v4.1, whole genome shotgun sequence genome has a segment encoding these proteins:
- the LOC7462370 gene encoding G-type lectin S-receptor-like serine/threonine-protein kinase At4g27290 isoform X2: protein MESLPFFIFFSTLFIQSLHFLSFSADIITPDLPVKDGQTLISVSQSFELGFFSPGTSKYRYVGIWYKKSPETVVWVANRNNPLTDHFGVLTIDNRGNLVLLDQIKNIIWSSKSSSIIAGPVAQLLDSGNLVVRDNGSSRNTESYRWQSFDQPSDTLLPGMKLGWNLKTGQERYLITWRSISDPSPGDFTYRLDIHGLPQLFIVVGSVKKVRSGPWNGIFFGGTPKVHNSVFEPILVRNEDEIYYTYRLLNNSVCSRLTLNQSGAVERLVMYGQNSGWTTIYSVPVDTCENYGQCGANGICRTRTSPICECLKGFKSIPEEELDIQNFYGSRKCETRLTLDCQSGEGFLKLPGVKLPDLLEFRLNESMNLKECEAECFKNCSCSAFATTNLSGGGDGSGCLMWFGNLIDIREQSGSTIGQDIHIRVPASELEMARSSKRKKMLKTALVASMSALLGIFVSGLVLCISWRKIKRKVGMDRRKEGMEAPLFDLDTIATATNNFAPDSIIGAGGFGSVYKGKLLTGQEIAVKKLSMNSGQGVEEFRNEVVLIAKLQHRNLVGLLGSCIHREERMLIYEYMPNKSLDYFIFDHERSALLGWQERFVIILGIARGLLYLHQDSKLQIVHRDLKPSNVLLDSNLIPKISDFGLARISGDDGKETKTRRVIGTYGYMAPEYAIDGKFSVKSDVFSLGVLLLEIISGIYWVITGMVDVE from the exons ATGGAGAGCCTTCCCTTCTTTATCTTCTTCAGCACTTTGTTCATACAATCTCTCCACTTCTTGTCATTTTCTGCTGATATCATAACTCCAGATCTACCTGTCAAAGATGGCCAGACTTTAATTTCTGTATCTCAAAGTTTTGAGCTAGGTTTCTTCTCTCCTGGAACCTCAAAATATCGGTATGTAGGAATTTGGTACAAGAAGAGCCCTGAGACAGTTGTATGGGTTGCGAACAGAAACAACCCACTCACTGATCATTTTGGGGTGTTAACAATTGACAACAGGGGAAATCTTGTTCTTCTCGACCAAATAAAGAATATTATATGGTCTTCAAAGTCATCAAGCATTATAGCAGGTCCTGTCGCACAGCTATTGGATTCTGGAAATCTTGTTGTTAGGGACAATGGTAGTAGCAGAAACACTGAAAGCTATCGATGGCAGAGTTTTGACCAGCCATCAGATACACTATTACCAGGCATGAAGCTGGGATGGAACTTAAAGACTGGTCAAGAAAGGTACTTAATCACATGGAGAAGTATCAGCGATCCATCCCCTGGAGACTTTACTTATAGACTTGACATTCATGGTTTACCTCAATTGTTTATTGTTGTAGGATCTGTGAAGAAGGTCCGCAGCGGACCATGGAATGGAATTTTCTTTGGTGGCACTCCTAAAGTCCACAATTCAGTATTTGAACCGATTCTGGTTCGTAATGAGGATGAAATATATTACACGTACAGGCTTTTGAACAATTCAGTTTGTTCGAGATTAACCCTGAATCAATCAGGTGCAGTAGAACGTCTTGTGATGTATGGTCAGAACTCTGGATGGACAACTATATACTCAGTACCTGTGGATACGTGTGAGAATTATGGGCAATGTGGTGCTAATGGTATTTGCAGAACTAGGACGTCACCTATCTGTGAGTGTTTGAAAGGGTTTAAATCCATACCAGAAGAGGAATTGGATATACAGAATTTTTATGGGTCTAGAAAATGTGAGACGAGATTGACATTAGATTGCCAATCAGGTGAGGGGTTCCTCAAGCTTCCAGGGGTAAAATTGCCTGATTTGTTAGAGTTTCGGTTGAATGAGAGTATGAATCTGAAGGAATGCGAGGCAGAGTGCTTCAAGAACTGTTCTTGCTCAGCTTTTGCTACTACAAATTTAAGTGGAGGTGGAGATGGCAGTGGCTGCTTGATGTGGTTTGGGAACCTAATAGACATTAGAGAGCAATCAGGAAGTACGATAGGACAGGATATCCATATACGAGTACCAGCTTCAGAATTAG AAATGGCGCGTAGCtcgaaaaggaagaaaatgttAAAGACTGCCCTCGTGGCTTCAATGTCTGCTTTGTTAGGCATTTTTGTCTCAGGTTTGGTGCTCTGCATTAGTTGGAGGAAAATAAAGAGGAAGG TAGGAATGGACCGCAGGAAGGAAGGCATGGAAGCACCTCTGTTTGATTTGGATACAATTGCTACTGCAACAAACAATTTCGCGCCGGACAGTATAATTGGAGCTGGGGGATTTGGTTCTGTTTACAAG GGTAAACTTTTGACAGGACAAGAAATTGCAGTGAAGAAGCTGTCAATGAATTCAGGACAAGGTGTTGAAGAGTTTAGGAACGAAGTAGTTTTAATTGCCAAACTTCAACATAGGAATCTTGTTGGGCTCTTGGGAAGCTGTATACACAGAGAAGAAAGGATGTTAATCTATGAGTATATGCCTAACAAAAGCTTGGATTATTTCATCTTTG ATCATGAAAGAAGTGCGTTATTGGGATGGCAAGAgcgttttgttattattttgggTATCGCAAGAGGACTTCTCTACCTCCACCAAGATTCCAAACTTCAAATTGTTCACAGGGATCTCAAACCAAGCAATGTTTTGCTAGACAGTAACCTGATCCctaaaatttcagattttgGTTTGGCAAGAATATCTGGCGATGatggaaaagaaacaaaaacaagaagagttATTGGGACATA tgGCTATATGGCTCCTGAATATGCCATTGATGGAAAATTTTCAGTCAAGTCTGATGTTTTCAGCTTGGGTGTGCTTCTGTTAGAGATAATAAGTG GAATATATTGGGTTATCACAGGCATGGTTGATGTGGAATGA
- the LOC7462370 gene encoding G-type lectin S-receptor-like serine/threonine-protein kinase At4g27290 isoform X3, which translates to MESLPFFIFFSTLFIQSLHFLSFSADIITPDLPVKDGQTLISVSQSFELGFFSPGTSKYRYVGIWYKKSPETVVWVANRNNPLTDHFGVLTIDNRGNLVLLDQIKNIIWSSKSSSIIAGPVAQLLDSGNLVVRDNGSSRNTESYRWQSFDQPSDTLLPGMKLGWNLKTGQERYLITWRSISDPSPGDFTYRLDIHGLPQLFIVVGSVKKVRSGPWNGIFFGGTPKVHNSVFEPILVRNEDEIYYTYRLLNNSVCSRLTLNQSGAVERLVMYGQNSGWTTIYSVPVDTCENYGQCGANGICRTRTSPICECLKGFKSIPEEELDIQNFYGSRKCETRLTLDCQSGEGFLKLPGVKLPDLLEFRLNESMNLKECEAECFKNCSCSAFATTNLSGGGDGSGCLMWFGNLIDIREQSGSTIGQDIHIRVPASELEMARSSKRKKMLKTALVASMSALLGIFVSGLVLCISWRKIKRKVGMDRRKEGMEAPLFDLDTIATATNNFAPDSIIGAGGFGSVYKGKLLTGQEIAVKKLSMNSGQGVEEFRNEVVLIAKLQHRNLVGLLGSCIHREERMLIYEYMPNKSLDYFIFDHERSALLGWQERFVIILGIARGLLYLHQDSKLQIVHRDLKPSNVLLDSNLIPKISDFGLARISGDDGKETKTRRVIGTYGYMAPEYAIDGKFSVKSDVFSLGVLLLEIISGMVDVE; encoded by the exons ATGGAGAGCCTTCCCTTCTTTATCTTCTTCAGCACTTTGTTCATACAATCTCTCCACTTCTTGTCATTTTCTGCTGATATCATAACTCCAGATCTACCTGTCAAAGATGGCCAGACTTTAATTTCTGTATCTCAAAGTTTTGAGCTAGGTTTCTTCTCTCCTGGAACCTCAAAATATCGGTATGTAGGAATTTGGTACAAGAAGAGCCCTGAGACAGTTGTATGGGTTGCGAACAGAAACAACCCACTCACTGATCATTTTGGGGTGTTAACAATTGACAACAGGGGAAATCTTGTTCTTCTCGACCAAATAAAGAATATTATATGGTCTTCAAAGTCATCAAGCATTATAGCAGGTCCTGTCGCACAGCTATTGGATTCTGGAAATCTTGTTGTTAGGGACAATGGTAGTAGCAGAAACACTGAAAGCTATCGATGGCAGAGTTTTGACCAGCCATCAGATACACTATTACCAGGCATGAAGCTGGGATGGAACTTAAAGACTGGTCAAGAAAGGTACTTAATCACATGGAGAAGTATCAGCGATCCATCCCCTGGAGACTTTACTTATAGACTTGACATTCATGGTTTACCTCAATTGTTTATTGTTGTAGGATCTGTGAAGAAGGTCCGCAGCGGACCATGGAATGGAATTTTCTTTGGTGGCACTCCTAAAGTCCACAATTCAGTATTTGAACCGATTCTGGTTCGTAATGAGGATGAAATATATTACACGTACAGGCTTTTGAACAATTCAGTTTGTTCGAGATTAACCCTGAATCAATCAGGTGCAGTAGAACGTCTTGTGATGTATGGTCAGAACTCTGGATGGACAACTATATACTCAGTACCTGTGGATACGTGTGAGAATTATGGGCAATGTGGTGCTAATGGTATTTGCAGAACTAGGACGTCACCTATCTGTGAGTGTTTGAAAGGGTTTAAATCCATACCAGAAGAGGAATTGGATATACAGAATTTTTATGGGTCTAGAAAATGTGAGACGAGATTGACATTAGATTGCCAATCAGGTGAGGGGTTCCTCAAGCTTCCAGGGGTAAAATTGCCTGATTTGTTAGAGTTTCGGTTGAATGAGAGTATGAATCTGAAGGAATGCGAGGCAGAGTGCTTCAAGAACTGTTCTTGCTCAGCTTTTGCTACTACAAATTTAAGTGGAGGTGGAGATGGCAGTGGCTGCTTGATGTGGTTTGGGAACCTAATAGACATTAGAGAGCAATCAGGAAGTACGATAGGACAGGATATCCATATACGAGTACCAGCTTCAGAATTAG AAATGGCGCGTAGCtcgaaaaggaagaaaatgttAAAGACTGCCCTCGTGGCTTCAATGTCTGCTTTGTTAGGCATTTTTGTCTCAGGTTTGGTGCTCTGCATTAGTTGGAGGAAAATAAAGAGGAAGG TAGGAATGGACCGCAGGAAGGAAGGCATGGAAGCACCTCTGTTTGATTTGGATACAATTGCTACTGCAACAAACAATTTCGCGCCGGACAGTATAATTGGAGCTGGGGGATTTGGTTCTGTTTACAAG GGTAAACTTTTGACAGGACAAGAAATTGCAGTGAAGAAGCTGTCAATGAATTCAGGACAAGGTGTTGAAGAGTTTAGGAACGAAGTAGTTTTAATTGCCAAACTTCAACATAGGAATCTTGTTGGGCTCTTGGGAAGCTGTATACACAGAGAAGAAAGGATGTTAATCTATGAGTATATGCCTAACAAAAGCTTGGATTATTTCATCTTTG ATCATGAAAGAAGTGCGTTATTGGGATGGCAAGAgcgttttgttattattttgggTATCGCAAGAGGACTTCTCTACCTCCACCAAGATTCCAAACTTCAAATTGTTCACAGGGATCTCAAACCAAGCAATGTTTTGCTAGACAGTAACCTGATCCctaaaatttcagattttgGTTTGGCAAGAATATCTGGCGATGatggaaaagaaacaaaaacaagaagagttATTGGGACATA tgGCTATATGGCTCCTGAATATGCCATTGATGGAAAATTTTCAGTCAAGTCTGATGTTTTCAGCTTGGGTGTGCTTCTGTTAGAGATAATAAGTG GCATGGTTGATGTGGAATGA
- the LOC7462370 gene encoding G-type lectin S-receptor-like serine/threonine-protein kinase At4g27290 isoform X1: MESLPFFIFFSTLFIQSLHFLSFSADIITPDLPVKDGQTLISVSQSFELGFFSPGTSKYRYVGIWYKKSPETVVWVANRNNPLTDHFGVLTIDNRGNLVLLDQIKNIIWSSKSSSIIAGPVAQLLDSGNLVVRDNGSSRNTESYRWQSFDQPSDTLLPGMKLGWNLKTGQERYLITWRSISDPSPGDFTYRLDIHGLPQLFIVVGSVKKVRSGPWNGIFFGGTPKVHNSVFEPILVRNEDEIYYTYRLLNNSVCSRLTLNQSGAVERLVMYGQNSGWTTIYSVPVDTCENYGQCGANGICRTRTSPICECLKGFKSIPEEELDIQNFYGSRKCETRLTLDCQSGEGFLKLPGVKLPDLLEFRLNESMNLKECEAECFKNCSCSAFATTNLSGGGDGSGCLMWFGNLIDIREQSGSTIGQDIHIRVPASELEMARSSKRKKMLKTALVASMSALLGIFVSGLVLCISWRKIKRKVGMDRRKEGMEAPLFDLDTIATATNNFAPDSIIGAGGFGSVYKGKLLTGQEIAVKKLSMNSGQGVEEFRNEVVLIAKLQHRNLVGLLGSCIHREERMLIYEYMPNKSLDYFIFDHERSALLGWQERFVIILGIARGLLYLHQDSKLQIVHRDLKPSNVLLDSNLIPKISDFGLARISGDDGKETKTRRVIGTYGYMAPEYAIDGKFSVKSDVFSLGVLLLEIISGKKNRGFVHPDHHHHLLGHAWLMWNEGRASELIDTGLEDTSGKSQLLRCIQVGLLCVQKLPEDRPVMSTVVFMLANEGAVLPQPKQPGFFIERGSVSEATSRNEDSYSTNEANITILEAR, from the exons ATGGAGAGCCTTCCCTTCTTTATCTTCTTCAGCACTTTGTTCATACAATCTCTCCACTTCTTGTCATTTTCTGCTGATATCATAACTCCAGATCTACCTGTCAAAGATGGCCAGACTTTAATTTCTGTATCTCAAAGTTTTGAGCTAGGTTTCTTCTCTCCTGGAACCTCAAAATATCGGTATGTAGGAATTTGGTACAAGAAGAGCCCTGAGACAGTTGTATGGGTTGCGAACAGAAACAACCCACTCACTGATCATTTTGGGGTGTTAACAATTGACAACAGGGGAAATCTTGTTCTTCTCGACCAAATAAAGAATATTATATGGTCTTCAAAGTCATCAAGCATTATAGCAGGTCCTGTCGCACAGCTATTGGATTCTGGAAATCTTGTTGTTAGGGACAATGGTAGTAGCAGAAACACTGAAAGCTATCGATGGCAGAGTTTTGACCAGCCATCAGATACACTATTACCAGGCATGAAGCTGGGATGGAACTTAAAGACTGGTCAAGAAAGGTACTTAATCACATGGAGAAGTATCAGCGATCCATCCCCTGGAGACTTTACTTATAGACTTGACATTCATGGTTTACCTCAATTGTTTATTGTTGTAGGATCTGTGAAGAAGGTCCGCAGCGGACCATGGAATGGAATTTTCTTTGGTGGCACTCCTAAAGTCCACAATTCAGTATTTGAACCGATTCTGGTTCGTAATGAGGATGAAATATATTACACGTACAGGCTTTTGAACAATTCAGTTTGTTCGAGATTAACCCTGAATCAATCAGGTGCAGTAGAACGTCTTGTGATGTATGGTCAGAACTCTGGATGGACAACTATATACTCAGTACCTGTGGATACGTGTGAGAATTATGGGCAATGTGGTGCTAATGGTATTTGCAGAACTAGGACGTCACCTATCTGTGAGTGTTTGAAAGGGTTTAAATCCATACCAGAAGAGGAATTGGATATACAGAATTTTTATGGGTCTAGAAAATGTGAGACGAGATTGACATTAGATTGCCAATCAGGTGAGGGGTTCCTCAAGCTTCCAGGGGTAAAATTGCCTGATTTGTTAGAGTTTCGGTTGAATGAGAGTATGAATCTGAAGGAATGCGAGGCAGAGTGCTTCAAGAACTGTTCTTGCTCAGCTTTTGCTACTACAAATTTAAGTGGAGGTGGAGATGGCAGTGGCTGCTTGATGTGGTTTGGGAACCTAATAGACATTAGAGAGCAATCAGGAAGTACGATAGGACAGGATATCCATATACGAGTACCAGCTTCAGAATTAG AAATGGCGCGTAGCtcgaaaaggaagaaaatgttAAAGACTGCCCTCGTGGCTTCAATGTCTGCTTTGTTAGGCATTTTTGTCTCAGGTTTGGTGCTCTGCATTAGTTGGAGGAAAATAAAGAGGAAGG TAGGAATGGACCGCAGGAAGGAAGGCATGGAAGCACCTCTGTTTGATTTGGATACAATTGCTACTGCAACAAACAATTTCGCGCCGGACAGTATAATTGGAGCTGGGGGATTTGGTTCTGTTTACAAG GGTAAACTTTTGACAGGACAAGAAATTGCAGTGAAGAAGCTGTCAATGAATTCAGGACAAGGTGTTGAAGAGTTTAGGAACGAAGTAGTTTTAATTGCCAAACTTCAACATAGGAATCTTGTTGGGCTCTTGGGAAGCTGTATACACAGAGAAGAAAGGATGTTAATCTATGAGTATATGCCTAACAAAAGCTTGGATTATTTCATCTTTG ATCATGAAAGAAGTGCGTTATTGGGATGGCAAGAgcgttttgttattattttgggTATCGCAAGAGGACTTCTCTACCTCCACCAAGATTCCAAACTTCAAATTGTTCACAGGGATCTCAAACCAAGCAATGTTTTGCTAGACAGTAACCTGATCCctaaaatttcagattttgGTTTGGCAAGAATATCTGGCGATGatggaaaagaaacaaaaacaagaagagttATTGGGACATA tgGCTATATGGCTCCTGAATATGCCATTGATGGAAAATTTTCAGTCAAGTCTGATGTTTTCAGCTTGGGTGTGCTTCTGTTAGAGATAATAAGTGGTAAGAAGAATAGAGGTTTTGTTCACCCGgatcaccatcaccatctttTAGGACAT GCATGGTTGATGTGGAATGAAGGCAGGGCCTCGGAATTAATCGACACAGGTTTGGAGGATACATCCGGAAAATCCCAACTTCTAAGGTGTATTCAGGTGGGGCTATTATGCGTCCAGAAGCTCCCTGAAGACAGACCAGTAATGTCAACT